From Solibacillus isronensis, the proteins below share one genomic window:
- the mgtE gene encoding magnesium transporter, with protein sequence MIEEKNDEVQYDEAFLRMLLDEENIESFREYFLVLHPYDQAQFYEEVGPDIRQIIYRYLSPQEMAIIFETTEIEDDEYKTYLDEMDPSYGAAMFGFMYTDNAVDILNELDTQQRENYLDMMDEETVDEINELLGYEEYTAGAIMTTEYVSVVESATVREAMRVLRQEAQTAETIYYIFVVDQEHRLLGVMSLRELIVAEGDLYVRDIMSERVLAVKVTDDQENVANLIKDYDLLAIPVVNESRELQGIITVDDIIDVIEEEAEDDYSKLAGIADMDDNDAGPLRAAGKRLPWLIILLFLGMLTSGLMGIFEATLDKVALLATFIPLISGTSGNSGTQALAVAIRGIATGDIGGKSKFRLIVRELSTGLIMGVVSGAIVVGIIFFWKGTLIIGLLVGASICCSIIVATLAGSFIPILMHKLGVDPAVASGPFITTLNDVTSIIIYLGLASTFISRIL encoded by the coding sequence ATGATAGAGGAAAAAAATGATGAAGTCCAGTACGATGAAGCGTTTTTACGAATGCTGCTTGATGAAGAAAACATCGAGTCGTTCCGTGAATATTTCCTTGTACTCCATCCATATGATCAAGCACAGTTTTACGAAGAGGTGGGCCCGGATATACGGCAAATTATTTATCGTTACTTGTCTCCTCAGGAAATGGCCATCATTTTTGAAACAACTGAAATTGAAGACGATGAATATAAAACTTACTTAGATGAGATGGATCCATCATACGGTGCGGCCATGTTCGGCTTCATGTATACCGATAATGCGGTAGATATCCTCAATGAATTGGATACCCAGCAACGGGAAAATTACTTGGATATGATGGATGAAGAAACCGTCGATGAAATTAATGAGCTTTTAGGCTACGAAGAATATACAGCCGGTGCCATTATGACGACAGAATATGTATCGGTCGTTGAAAGCGCAACGGTTCGTGAGGCAATGCGAGTGCTGCGGCAGGAAGCCCAAACCGCCGAAACGATTTATTATATTTTTGTAGTGGATCAGGAACATCGATTACTTGGTGTCATGTCTTTAAGGGAACTGATTGTTGCTGAAGGGGATTTGTATGTCCGAGACATCATGAGTGAACGTGTCCTAGCTGTAAAAGTGACGGATGACCAGGAAAATGTCGCGAACTTGATAAAGGACTACGACTTATTGGCAATTCCTGTTGTCAACGAGAGCCGTGAACTTCAAGGGATTATTACGGTCGATGATATTATCGACGTTATTGAAGAAGAAGCAGAGGACGACTATTCCAAGCTGGCAGGTATTGCGGATATGGATGATAATGATGCAGGTCCTTTACGGGCGGCAGGAAAGCGTTTGCCATGGCTCATTATTTTACTGTTCTTAGGTATGCTGACATCGGGACTTATGGGGATATTTGAAGCAACGCTCGACAAAGTCGCCTTGCTTGCAACATTTATTCCGCTTATTTCAGGTACATCCGGTAATAGTGGCACCCAGGCATTGGCTGTAGCGATACGAGGGATTGCAACAGGTGATATTGGCGGGAAAAGTAAATTCAGGCTGATCGTGCGGGAATTAAGTACAGGGCTTATTATGGGAGTAGTAAGTGGTGCCATAGTTGTCGGAATCATATTCTTCTGGAAAGGTACATTGATAATCGGTCTGCTTGTCGGGGCATCGATTTGCTGCTCGATTATTGTCGCGACACTGGCTGGATCGTTTATACCGATTTTAATGCATAAGCTGGGTGTTGACCCTGCAGTTGCATCAGGACCTTTTATTACAACGTTGAATGACGTCACAAGTATTATTATTTATCTTGGCCTAGCATCGACGTTTATTAGCCGGATTCTGTAA
- a CDS encoding RluA family pseudouridine synthase codes for MDKQFQLQFINTVDQELLRDAIAHWGISKRALTAIKFDGGALLVNGEERNVRHRLAEGDVVTIIFPVEEASEGLIPVKGELAVVYEDEAVLLVDKPAFMSSIPSREHPNNSLANLVYGYFEQQQLASTVHIVTRLDRDTSGLMLIAKHRHIHHLMSEQQKKGQIHREYEAVAEGIIEQAQQSIIAPIGRKDTSIIEREVRPNGQFAHTDVTVLTRKNNMTHIRLKLHTGRTHQIRVHMAYIGHPLVGDELYGGNHTLINRQALHCRYIEFEHPLTKERVHFESKLPEEISTLIN; via the coding sequence ATGGATAAACAATTTCAATTACAATTTATCAATACGGTCGATCAGGAGCTTTTGCGAGATGCAATTGCTCACTGGGGCATTTCAAAGCGTGCATTAACCGCCATTAAATTTGATGGTGGGGCACTTTTGGTTAACGGAGAAGAAAGAAATGTGCGGCATCGTTTGGCAGAAGGCGATGTTGTGACGATTATTTTCCCGGTAGAAGAAGCAAGTGAAGGACTGATTCCTGTAAAAGGAGAATTAGCTGTTGTGTATGAGGACGAGGCAGTGCTTCTTGTCGACAAACCGGCCTTCATGAGTTCGATTCCTTCTCGGGAACACCCGAATAATTCGCTTGCAAACCTTGTATATGGCTATTTTGAACAGCAGCAGCTTGCTTCCACTGTTCATATCGTGACAAGACTTGACCGCGATACATCCGGGTTGATGCTTATAGCGAAGCATCGTCATATACATCATTTAATGAGTGAACAGCAAAAAAAGGGACAAATTCACCGTGAATATGAAGCAGTTGCAGAAGGTATCATTGAACAAGCTCAGCAATCCATCATTGCTCCGATCGGACGGAAAGATACGAGCATTATTGAGCGTGAAGTACGTCCAAACGGGCAATTTGCCCATACGGATGTAACTGTGCTAACACGCAAAAATAATATGACACATATTCGCCTGAAGCTCCATACGGGAAGAACCCATCAAATACGTGTTCATATGGCTTATATTGGCCATCCATTAGTAGGGGATGAATTATATGGAGGTAATCATACATTAATTAACCGCCAGGCACTCCATTGCCGCTACATTGAATTTGAACACCCGTTAACGAAAGAAAGAGTACACTTTGAAAGCAAGTTGCCAGAAGAGATTTCTACATTGATTAACTAA
- a CDS encoding NAD kinase, which yields MKFSIQSRRDDQSNELMELAKSYLIDFGLQFDEQEPEIVLSIGGDGTLLHAFHRYLHRLDKTAFVGIHTGHLGFYADWKPSELEKLVLSIAKKEYNVVEYPLLEVQVHRQHSESSTFLALNEATIKSPDVTLVMDVELNGEHFERFRGDGLCISTPSGSTAYNKALGGAIIHPTLQALQITEMASINNRVFRTVGSSLVLPAHHNCVLKPVHEQQFNMTVDHISMTETDVKSITFNVANEKVRFARFRPFPFWERVHDSFISNE from the coding sequence ATGAAGTTTTCAATACAATCACGCAGAGATGACCAATCAAATGAATTGATGGAGCTCGCAAAATCTTATTTAATTGATTTCGGTTTACAATTTGATGAACAAGAGCCGGAAATTGTTCTTTCGATTGGCGGCGATGGAACATTATTGCATGCTTTCCACCGCTATTTGCACCGTTTGGATAAAACAGCATTTGTCGGGATCCATACAGGCCATTTAGGCTTTTATGCCGATTGGAAACCTTCAGAGCTAGAAAAGTTAGTATTGTCGATTGCCAAAAAGGAATACAATGTCGTGGAATATCCGTTATTGGAAGTGCAGGTTCATCGCCAGCATTCCGAATCCAGTACGTTTCTTGCACTGAATGAAGCAACGATTAAATCGCCGGACGTAACGCTTGTAATGGATGTGGAACTGAACGGCGAGCATTTTGAGCGCTTCCGTGGAGACGGCTTATGTATTTCGACACCGTCGGGCAGTACAGCATACAATAAGGCACTGGGTGGAGCGATTATTCATCCGACATTGCAGGCTTTGCAAATAACAGAAATGGCATCGATCAATAACCGCGTTTTCAGGACGGTCGGATCTTCTTTAGTATTGCCGGCACACCATAACTGTGTATTAAAACCCGTACATGAGCAGCAATTTAATATGACGGTCGATCATATTAGCATGACGGAAACCGATGTAAAATCGATTACTTTTAATGTGGCAAATGAAAAAGTGCGGTTTGCACGTTTCAGACCATTCCCGTTTTGGGAACGTGTGCACGATTCATTTATCTCGAATGAATAG
- a CDS encoding GTP pyrophosphokinase, with product MGQWEVFLSPYRQAVDELKIKLKGMRSQFGIMSANSPIEFVTGRVKPLASIYDKSLDKGIPFEPTARLGNELQDIAGVRIMCQFVDDIATVTELIRQRNDMKVIEEKDYITHSKPSGYRSHHMIIEYPVETIQGRIVVVAEIQIRTLAMNFWASIEHSMNYKYKGIFPEEIKNRLQSAAEAAFRLDEEMSSIRSEIQEAQAYFSEVKEATNTAIHKSTDKEERDK from the coding sequence TTGGGGCAGTGGGAAGTATTTTTGAGTCCATATCGACAAGCTGTGGATGAACTTAAAATAAAATTAAAAGGAATGCGTTCGCAATTTGGTATTATGAGTGCCAATTCGCCGATTGAATTTGTGACAGGTCGTGTAAAACCACTTGCTAGTATATATGACAAATCGCTTGATAAAGGGATACCATTCGAACCGACTGCGCGTTTAGGAAATGAATTGCAAGATATCGCCGGTGTACGGATTATGTGTCAGTTCGTTGATGATATAGCAACAGTAACCGAACTGATCCGTCAGCGTAATGATATGAAAGTTATCGAGGAAAAAGATTATATTACACATAGTAAACCGAGTGGCTATCGTTCACACCATATGATTATTGAGTATCCGGTAGAAACGATTCAAGGTCGCATCGTAGTTGTGGCAGAAATACAAATTCGTACATTAGCGATGAACTTCTGGGCATCAATTGAACATTCCATGAACTACAAGTATAAAGGGATTTTCCCTGAAGAAATAAAAAATCGATTGCAAAGCGCAGCTGAAGCAGCATTCCGATTAGATGAAGAAATGTCCTCAATTAGAAGTGAAATTCAAGAGGCACAGGCATATTTCAGTGAAGTGAAAGAAGCAACGAATACAGCTATCCATAAGTCAACTGACAAAGAGGAGCGTGACAAATAA